In a single window of the Cupriavidus sp. P-10 genome:
- a CDS encoding isoaspartyl peptidase/L-asparaginase family protein produces MQQAVIAIHGGAGTITREAMDPAREREYTEALEHVLQAGQRILADGGSALDAVTEAVRLLEECPLFNAGKGAVLTHAGTYELDAAVMDGATRDAGAVACVTRLRNPVLAARAVLDHSEHVLFAGAGAEAFAAAHGLELVEQDYYFTQARHEQWQRARGTAGMALLDHDAAALAARKNPAEPADPIDPDSKFGTVGAVACDSRGNLAAATSTGGVTNKKVGRVGDTPVIGAGCYADEVVAVSATGTGEMFIRTVAAHDVSAQMRYAGLSLEESARRVVMEKLVAIEGRGGLIAVDRAGNVTLPFNTEGMYRGFARVGEAVDVSIYG; encoded by the coding sequence ATGCAACAAGCAGTCATTGCCATCCACGGCGGCGCCGGCACCATCACACGCGAGGCGATGGATCCCGCGCGCGAACGCGAATACACCGAGGCGCTGGAACACGTGCTGCAAGCCGGCCAGCGCATCCTGGCCGATGGCGGCAGCGCGCTCGACGCCGTGACCGAGGCCGTGCGCCTGCTGGAGGAATGCCCGCTGTTCAACGCGGGCAAGGGCGCCGTGCTGACCCACGCCGGCACCTATGAACTCGACGCGGCCGTGATGGACGGTGCCACCCGCGACGCCGGCGCGGTCGCCTGTGTCACGCGCCTGCGCAATCCGGTGCTGGCCGCGCGCGCGGTGCTCGACCACAGCGAGCACGTGCTGTTTGCCGGTGCCGGTGCGGAGGCCTTCGCCGCCGCACACGGGCTGGAGCTGGTGGAACAGGATTACTACTTCACGCAGGCACGCCATGAACAATGGCAGCGCGCCCGCGGTACCGCCGGCATGGCGCTGCTCGACCATGACGCAGCCGCACTGGCGGCACGCAAGAACCCAGCCGAGCCGGCCGACCCGATCGATCCGGACAGCAAGTTCGGCACCGTCGGCGCGGTGGCGTGCGACAGCCGCGGCAACCTCGCTGCGGCGACCTCCACTGGCGGCGTGACCAACAAGAAAGTGGGACGCGTGGGCGATACCCCGGTCATCGGCGCGGGCTGCTATGCCGACGAGGTGGTGGCGGTGTCCGCCACCGGCACCGGCGAGATGTTCATCCGCACCGTGGCCGCGCACGATGTCTCGGCGCAGATGCGCTATGCCGGCTTGTCGCTGGAAGAATCGGCACGGCGCGTGGTGATGGAAAAACTCGTTGCCATCGAAGGCCGCGGCGGACTGATCGCGGTTGACCGTGCTGGCAACGTCACGCTGCCGTTCAACACCGAAGGCATGTACCGCGGCTTTGCCCGCGTGGGCGAGGCGGTCGACGTCTCCATCTACGGCTGA
- a CDS encoding M14 family metallopeptidase, whose amino-acid sequence MSHFSRSYAEARQKFLDAARAVGADLAQFPHPTRRGSAGEDLAIDVAQVGQPGARQCLMVTSGTHGAEGFAGSGAQIAMLNDAALLADCAAAGTSLLLVHAINPYGFSHLRRVNEDNVDLNRNFMDFTQPLPHNAPYAEIAPMLLPAQWPPSGEDQARLMKTVAERGMAWYQAALSGGQYQDPEGMFFGGTKATWSNYTLCRILARFGAGRETLRWIDVHTGLGPWGYGEPIHMGPDTPESVTRTRAIWGSRVTSIYDGSSTSANLTGLAWQSVPQTLPGVDYAGIALEFGTLPVGEVLDALRGDHWLHQHPEADENQRALVRQAMWQAFYGDADDWRDGVVTQVTDAVRSTLAAA is encoded by the coding sequence ATGAGCCATTTTTCGCGCAGCTACGCCGAAGCCCGCCAGAAATTCCTTGATGCCGCGCGTGCGGTCGGGGCTGACCTGGCACAGTTCCCGCACCCGACCCGCCGCGGCAGCGCCGGCGAGGATCTGGCGATCGACGTGGCGCAGGTGGGCCAGCCTGGCGCGCGCCAGTGCCTGATGGTCACCTCCGGCACGCATGGCGCCGAGGGCTTCGCCGGCTCGGGTGCGCAGATTGCGATGCTGAACGACGCCGCGCTGCTGGCCGATTGCGCCGCCGCCGGCACCAGCCTGCTGCTGGTCCATGCCATCAACCCTTACGGCTTCTCGCACCTGCGCCGGGTCAACGAAGACAACGTCGACCTGAACCGCAACTTCATGGATTTCACGCAGCCGCTGCCGCACAACGCGCCCTATGCCGAGATCGCGCCGATGCTGCTGCCGGCGCAGTGGCCGCCCTCGGGCGAGGACCAGGCCCGGCTGATGAAGACCGTGGCCGAGCGCGGCATGGCGTGGTACCAGGCCGCGCTGAGCGGCGGCCAGTACCAGGACCCGGAGGGCATGTTCTTCGGCGGCACCAAGGCGACCTGGAGCAACTACACCCTGTGCCGCATCCTGGCGCGCTTTGGCGCCGGGCGCGAGACGCTGCGCTGGATCGACGTGCACACCGGCCTGGGGCCGTGGGGCTATGGCGAGCCGATCCACATGGGCCCGGACACGCCCGAGTCCGTGACGCGCACGCGTGCGATCTGGGGCAGCCGGGTGACGTCGATCTATGACGGTTCGTCGACCTCGGCCAACCTGACCGGACTGGCCTGGCAGTCGGTGCCGCAGACGTTGCCGGGCGTCGACTATGCCGGCATCGCGCTGGAATTCGGCACGCTGCCGGTGGGCGAGGTGCTGGACGCGCTGCGCGGCGACCACTGGCTGCACCAGCATCCCGAGGCGGACGAGAACCAGCGCGCGCTGGTGCGCCAGGCGATGTGGCAGGCCTTCTATGGCGATGCCGACGACTGGCGCGACGGCGTGGTGACGCAGGTGACCGACGCCGTGCGCAGCACGCTGGCCGCGGCCTGA
- a CDS encoding M55 family metallopeptidase — MKILISTDIEGVAGVFHAEQTRAGNGEYERARAWMTAEANAAVSGAFAGGATEVLVNDSHGGFRNLLPDQIDPRARLVLGKPRYLGMMAGIEDGADGVLMIGYHGRAQSRGVLAHTINSSAFARVWLNGMELGEAGLYGALAGELGVPVLMASGDDVFVHETRPLMPWVRFVETKRAGGFGSGTTLSPAAAREAIEAAAAEGVRAAAQAQCLRLDAPVSARLQTLTPAHADLFCQWPSLERLDGVTLGFQADSVQAAVRMLNCLSAMSFMLK, encoded by the coding sequence ATGAAGATCCTGATTTCCACCGATATCGAAGGCGTCGCCGGCGTCTTCCACGCCGAGCAGACCCGTGCCGGCAACGGCGAATACGAGCGCGCCCGCGCCTGGATGACCGCCGAGGCCAACGCAGCCGTCTCCGGCGCCTTTGCCGGCGGCGCCACCGAAGTGCTGGTCAACGACTCGCACGGCGGCTTTCGCAACCTGCTGCCGGACCAGATCGACCCGCGCGCGCGGCTGGTGCTCGGCAAGCCGCGCTACCTCGGCATGATGGCCGGCATCGAGGACGGCGCCGACGGCGTGCTGATGATCGGCTATCACGGCCGCGCACAGAGCCGCGGCGTGCTGGCGCACACCATCAACAGCAGCGCCTTTGCCCGGGTCTGGCTCAACGGCATGGAGCTGGGCGAGGCCGGTCTCTACGGCGCGCTGGCCGGGGAACTGGGCGTGCCGGTGCTGATGGCCAGTGGCGACGATGTCTTCGTGCACGAGACCCGGCCGCTGATGCCGTGGGTGCGCTTTGTCGAGACCAAGCGTGCCGGCGGCTTCGGCAGCGGCACCACGCTGTCGCCGGCGGCTGCGCGCGAGGCGATCGAAGCGGCCGCGGCCGAGGGCGTGCGCGCCGCCGCGCAGGCGCAATGCCTGCGGCTCGACGCGCCGGTGAGCGCCCGGCTGCAGACGTTGACGCCGGCGCATGCCGACCTGTTCTGCCAGTGGCCGTCGCTGGAGCGCCTGGACGGCGTGACATTGGGCTTCCAGGCCGATTCCGTGCAGGCCGCGGTGCGCATGCTCAACTGCCTGTCGGCGATGTCGTTCATGCTGAAGTAG
- a CDS encoding DmpA family aminopeptidase yields the protein MQTPTQGIPRIGSLAAGPRDSIADVPGVTVGHCTLSQDAVQTGVTVIRPHGGDPYRDKVPAAATVLNGFGKSVGLVQVDELGVLETPVALTNTFSVGAVAQAQIRAAVAANPEIGRAWPTVNPLVFECNDGYLNDIQRMALDGSHHDAALAGAGADVAQGAIGAGRGMSSFGVKGGIGTASRMAQGYCVGALVLANFGTPESLTLAGKLVGPELVRRLAQPDVVAQPEKGSIIMVVATDAPLDARQLRRLSLRAGAGLARTGSVFGHGSGDIALAFSTAYTVPHEAGRAMPAVAMLHEALLDPLFRAAADSVEQAIVHALWHAAMVQGRDGHARRALLEVMPELRQTA from the coding sequence ATGCAGACACCGACACAGGGCATACCGCGCATCGGCAGCCTGGCGGCAGGGCCGCGCGACAGCATCGCCGACGTGCCGGGCGTGACCGTGGGCCACTGCACGCTGTCGCAGGATGCGGTGCAGACCGGCGTGACCGTGATCCGCCCGCACGGCGGTGATCCGTATCGCGACAAGGTGCCCGCGGCGGCTACCGTGCTCAACGGCTTCGGCAAGAGCGTGGGGCTGGTGCAGGTGGACGAACTGGGCGTGCTGGAGACGCCGGTTGCGCTGACCAACACCTTCTCGGTCGGCGCCGTCGCGCAGGCGCAGATCCGCGCCGCCGTCGCCGCCAACCCGGAGATCGGGCGCGCGTGGCCTACCGTCAATCCGCTGGTGTTCGAATGCAATGACGGCTACCTGAACGATATCCAGCGCATGGCGCTGGACGGCAGCCACCATGACGCCGCGTTGGCGGGTGCCGGCGCGGATGTCGCGCAGGGCGCAATCGGCGCAGGACGCGGCATGTCGTCGTTCGGCGTCAAGGGCGGCATCGGCACGGCATCGCGCATGGCGCAAGGCTATTGCGTCGGCGCGCTGGTGCTGGCCAACTTCGGCACGCCGGAGTCGCTGACGCTGGCGGGCAAGCTGGTCGGGCCGGAACTGGTGCGGCGGCTGGCGCAGCCCGACGTGGTGGCGCAGCCTGAAAAGGGCTCGATCATCATGGTCGTGGCCACCGACGCGCCGCTGGACGCGCGCCAGTTGCGCCGGCTGTCGCTGCGCGCGGGAGCGGGGCTGGCCCGTACCGGCTCGGTATTCGGGCACGGCTCGGGCGACATCGCGCTGGCTTTTTCGACCGCTTATACCGTGCCGCATGAGGCTGGGCGCGCGATGCCCGCCGTTGCCATGCTCCACGAAGCGCTGCTTGATCCGCTGTTCCGCGCCGCCGCGGATAGTGTCGAGCAGGCCATCGTGCATGCGCTCTGGCATGCGGCGATGGTGCAGGGCCGCGATGGCCATGCCCGCCGCGCCTTGCTGGAGGTGATGCCAGAACTGCGCCAGACCGCCTGA
- the gsiD gene encoding glutathione ABC transporter permease GsiD, whose protein sequence is MTELSTPAASEAAPATAPSAPIVEAVRTPWTEFWRKFRKQHLALGAGVFVLLLVLVAILAPHIVPYDPENFFDYDALNAGPSAAHWMGVDSLGRDIFSRILAGARISLAAGFLSVIIGALIGTVLGLLAGYYEGWWDRIVMRISDVLFAFPGILLAIGIVAILGNGMTNVIFAVAIFSIPAFARLVRGNTLMLKRLTYVEAARSIGASDWTILMRHILPGTVSSIVVYFSMRIGTSIITAASLSFLGLGAQPPTPEWGAMLNEARADMVTAPHVAIFPSLAIFLTVLAFNLLGDGLRDALDPKIDRR, encoded by the coding sequence ATGACTGAACTTTCCACGCCCGCCGCAAGCGAAGCGGCACCCGCCACCGCCCCCTCCGCTCCCATTGTGGAGGCCGTGCGCACGCCATGGACCGAGTTCTGGCGCAAATTCCGCAAGCAGCACCTGGCGCTCGGCGCCGGCGTGTTCGTGCTGCTGCTGGTGCTGGTCGCCATCCTGGCGCCGCATATCGTGCCGTACGACCCCGAGAACTTCTTTGACTACGACGCGCTCAACGCCGGCCCGTCGGCTGCGCACTGGATGGGCGTCGATTCGCTCGGGCGCGATATCTTCAGCCGTATCCTGGCCGGCGCGCGCATCTCGCTGGCGGCCGGCTTCCTGTCGGTCATCATCGGCGCGCTGATCGGCACCGTGCTGGGCCTGCTGGCGGGGTACTACGAGGGCTGGTGGGACCGCATCGTGATGCGCATCTCCGATGTGCTGTTCGCCTTCCCGGGGATCCTGCTGGCGATCGGCATCGTCGCCATCCTGGGCAATGGCATGACCAACGTGATCTTTGCCGTGGCGATCTTCAGCATCCCGGCGTTCGCGCGGCTGGTTCGCGGCAATACGCTGATGCTGAAGCGGCTGACCTATGTGGAAGCCGCGCGCAGCATCGGCGCGTCGGACTGGACCATCCTGATGCGCCATATCCTGCCGGGCACGGTGTCGTCGATCGTGGTGTATTTCTCGATGCGGATCGGCACCTCGATCATCACCGCGGCCAGCCTGTCTTTCCTGGGGCTGGGCGCGCAGCCGCCCACGCCGGAGTGGGGCGCGATGCTGAACGAGGCCCGCGCCGACATGGTGACCGCACCGCACGTGGCGATCTTTCCGAGCCTGGCGATCTTCCTGACGGTGCTCGCATTCAACCTGCTTGGCGACGGCCTGCGCGACGCGCTGGATCCCAAGATCGACCGCCGCTGA
- a CDS encoding CDP-alcohol phosphatidyltransferase family protein translates to MTLYELKPRFQAWLRPVVHDLAHRGATANQVTVAAAAGSLAVGVLAATGMLVAETAALFLLFPLWLFLRMALNAIDGMLAREHGQQSALGAYLNELGDIVSDLALILPLAALPDFGLAQVGTFALLAVMVEAAGLIGPLAGASRRYDGPLGKSDRAFAVGAIALWAGLGLGFNGAASWLWLALSLLSMYTIANRVRRGVAEARALTAG, encoded by the coding sequence ATGACGCTCTACGAACTCAAGCCCAGGTTCCAGGCATGGCTGCGCCCGGTGGTGCACGACCTGGCCCATCGCGGCGCCACCGCCAACCAGGTCACCGTGGCCGCGGCCGCCGGCTCGCTCGCGGTCGGCGTGCTTGCCGCCACCGGCATGCTGGTGGCCGAAACCGCGGCGCTGTTCCTGCTGTTTCCCCTCTGGCTGTTCCTGCGCATGGCGCTCAACGCCATCGACGGCATGCTGGCGCGCGAGCACGGCCAGCAGAGCGCGCTTGGCGCCTACCTCAACGAACTCGGCGACATCGTCTCGGACCTGGCGCTGATCTTGCCGCTGGCGGCGCTGCCGGATTTCGGGCTGGCGCAGGTCGGCACCTTTGCCTTGCTGGCGGTGATGGTCGAGGCCGCCGGCCTGATCGGGCCGCTTGCCGGCGCCAGCCGGCGCTACGACGGTCCGCTTGGCAAGAGCGACCGTGCCTTCGCGGTCGGGGCCATCGCGCTGTGGGCGGGGCTCGGCCTTGGCTTCAATGGTGCCGCTTCCTGGCTGTGGCTGGCGCTGTCCTTGCTGTCGATGTACACCATCGCCAATC
- the gsiB gene encoding glutathione ABC transporter substrate-binding protein GsiB translates to MVSPRWMAGAFTAGALGMLAAAPAFAAKDAVMAVYSTFTTLDPYDANDTLSQAASKSFYQGLFGMDKDMKLVNVLADSYDVSKDGLVYTIKLKKGIKFHDGTTFDAAAVKANLDRVTNPANKLKRYTLFNRVAKTDVVDANTVKVTLKEPFSPFINVLAHPSAVMISPAALQKYGKEIAFHPVGTGPFEFVEWKQPDHLKGKKFAGYWKTGYPKIDTITWKPVVDNNTRAAIMQTGEADFAFSIPFEQAAVLKNSPKVELISSPSIIQRYLSLNTTVKPFNDPKVRQAINYAINKDALAKVAFAGYAVPAEGVVPPGVDFAEKLGPWPYDPAKARALLKEAGYPNGFETTLWSAYNHTTAQKVIQFVQQQLQQVGIKAQVQALEAGQRVEKVESVQKPEDAGVRIYYVGWSSSTGESDWALRPLLASESMPPKLLNTAYYKNDQVDADIAGALRTTDRSEKARLYKDAQERIWKDAPWAFLVTEKVLFARSKRLTGAYVMPDGSFNFDEIDIKQ, encoded by the coding sequence ATGGTTTCGCCCCGATGGATGGCCGGCGCCTTTACCGCCGGCGCGCTCGGCATGCTGGCCGCTGCCCCGGCCTTTGCGGCCAAGGATGCCGTGATGGCGGTGTATTCCACCTTCACCACGCTGGACCCGTACGATGCGAACGACACGCTGTCGCAGGCGGCCAGCAAGTCGTTCTACCAGGGCCTGTTCGGCATGGACAAGGACATGAAGCTGGTCAACGTGCTGGCCGACAGCTATGACGTCAGCAAGGATGGGCTGGTCTACACCATCAAGCTGAAGAAGGGCATCAAGTTCCACGACGGCACCACCTTCGATGCCGCCGCCGTCAAGGCCAACCTGGACCGCGTCACCAACCCGGCCAACAAGCTCAAGCGCTATACGCTGTTCAACCGCGTCGCCAAGACCGACGTGGTCGATGCCAATACCGTCAAGGTCACGCTGAAGGAGCCGTTCTCGCCGTTCATCAACGTGCTGGCGCATCCGTCTGCAGTGATGATCTCGCCGGCCGCACTGCAGAAGTACGGCAAGGAGATTGCCTTCCACCCGGTCGGCACCGGCCCGTTCGAGTTCGTCGAGTGGAAGCAGCCCGATCACCTGAAGGGCAAGAAGTTCGCCGGCTACTGGAAGACCGGCTACCCGAAGATCGACACCATCACCTGGAAGCCGGTGGTCGACAACAACACGCGCGCGGCCATCATGCAGACCGGCGAGGCGGACTTTGCCTTCAGCATCCCGTTCGAGCAGGCCGCGGTGCTGAAGAACAGCCCCAAGGTCGAGCTGATCTCGTCGCCGTCGATCATCCAGCGCTACCTGAGCCTGAACACCACGGTCAAGCCGTTCAACGACCCCAAGGTGCGCCAGGCCATCAACTACGCGATCAACAAGGACGCGCTCGCCAAGGTGGCCTTTGCTGGCTACGCGGTGCCGGCCGAGGGCGTGGTGCCGCCGGGCGTTGACTTTGCGGAGAAGCTGGGCCCGTGGCCGTATGACCCGGCCAAGGCGCGCGCGCTGCTCAAGGAAGCCGGCTACCCGAACGGCTTCGAGACCACGCTGTGGTCGGCTTACAACCACACCACCGCGCAGAAGGTGATCCAGTTCGTGCAGCAGCAGCTGCAGCAGGTCGGCATCAAGGCGCAGGTGCAGGCGCTGGAAGCCGGCCAGCGCGTGGAGAAGGTCGAAAGCGTGCAGAAGCCGGAAGACGCCGGCGTGCGTATCTATTACGTGGGCTGGTCGTCGTCGACCGGTGAATCGGACTGGGCGCTGCGGCCGCTGCTGGCTTCGGAATCGATGCCGCCCAAGCTGCTGAACACCGCGTACTACAAGAACGACCAGGTCGATGCGGACATCGCGGGCGCGCTGCGCACCACGGACCGCAGCGAGAAGGCGCGCCTGTACAAGGACGCGCAGGAACGCATCTGGAAGGATGCGCCGTGGGCCTTCCTGGTGACGGAGAAGGTGCTGTTCGCGCGCAGCAAGCGGCTGACCGGTGCGTATGTGATGCCGGATGGGTCGTTTAACTTTGATGAGATCGATATCAAGCAGTGA
- the gsiC gene encoding glutathione ABC transporter permease GsiC, whose product MLNYFLKRVLGVIPTLLIVAVLVFLFVHLLPGDPARLAAGPEADSATVELVRKDLGLDRPLPEQFVNFFSNAIRGEFGNSLRTKRPVSEEIGDRFMPTLLLTVASMAWAVVFGMAIGIGSAVWRNRWPDRLGMTLAVSGISFPAFALGMLLMEVFSVQLGWLPSIGADSWKHYVLPSITLGAAVAAVMARFTRASFVEVLQEDFIRTARAKGVHETVVVAKHGLRNAMIPVVTMMGLQFGFLLGGSIVVEKVFNWPGLGRLLVDAVEMRDYPVIQAEVLLFSLEFILINLVVDMLYTVINPTIRYK is encoded by the coding sequence ATGCTGAACTACTTCCTCAAACGAGTGCTGGGCGTGATCCCCACGCTGCTGATCGTGGCAGTGCTGGTGTTCCTGTTCGTCCACCTGCTGCCGGGCGATCCCGCGCGGCTGGCGGCGGGCCCCGAGGCCGACTCGGCCACGGTCGAACTGGTGCGCAAGGACCTGGGCCTGGACCGGCCGCTGCCCGAGCAGTTCGTCAACTTCTTCTCCAATGCGATCCGCGGCGAGTTCGGCAATTCGCTGCGCACCAAGCGCCCGGTGAGCGAAGAGATCGGCGACCGCTTCATGCCGACGCTGCTGCTGACGGTGGCGTCGATGGCGTGGGCGGTGGTGTTCGGCATGGCCATCGGCATCGGTTCTGCGGTGTGGCGCAACCGTTGGCCGGACCGGCTCGGCATGACGCTGGCGGTGTCGGGCATTTCTTTCCCCGCCTTCGCGCTCGGCATGCTGCTGATGGAGGTGTTCTCCGTGCAGCTGGGCTGGCTGCCGTCGATCGGCGCCGACAGCTGGAAGCACTACGTGCTGCCGTCGATCACGCTGGGCGCCGCGGTGGCGGCGGTGATGGCGCGCTTTACCCGCGCCTCGTTCGTCGAGGTGCTGCAGGAAGACTTTATCCGCACCGCCCGCGCCAAGGGCGTGCACGAGACGGTGGTGGTGGCCAAGCACGGCCTGCGCAACGCCATGATCCCGGTGGTGACGATGATGGGCCTGCAGTTCGGCTTCCTGCTGGGCGGCTCGATCGTGGTCGAGAAGGTGTTCAACTGGCCGGGCCTCGGGCGCCTGCTGGTCGATGCCGTCGAGATGCGCGACTACCCGGTGATCCAGGCCGAGGTGCTGCTGTTCTCGCTCGAATTCATCCTGATCAACCTGGTGGTGGACATGCTCTACACCGTGATCAACCCAACCATCCGCTACAAGTGA
- a CDS encoding dipeptide ABC transporter ATP-binding protein, producing the protein MATTPAQSHASASGIVLPPERVVSVNGLSVRFATSERTVEAVRNLSFHVDRGETLAVVGESGSGKSVTSLALMRLVEHGGGKIASGSMLLRRRGGEVIDLARADNATLRGVRGADVAMIFQEPMTSLNPVFPVGEQIAESIRLHQGKSRAAARAEALRMLELVRIPEARRVLERYPHQLSGGMRQRVMIAMALSCKPALLIADEPTTALDVTIQAEILQLIRGLQAEMHMGVVFITHDMGVVAEVADRVLVMYRGEKVEEGSSDDVFRAPAHPYTRALLSAVPRLGAMSGTDLPAKFPLLRVDSARAEQAAPQDTVRPGVAPILRVQDLVTRFDVPGGLFGRVTRRVHAVEQVSFDLYPGETLALVGESGCGKSTTGRSLLRLVESQSGTIEFNGQNISKMEGPALQTLRRNIQFIFQDPFASLDPRVPVGYSIMEPLLVHKAASGKEAEQRVAWLLDKVGLDPSHAARYPHEFSGGQRQRICIARALALNPKVVVADESVSALDVSIQAQIVNLMLDLQRELGIAFLFISHDMAVVERVSHRVAVMYLGQIVEIGPRRAIFENPQHPYTRKLMSAVPIADPARRHLRREPLNDEIPSPIRAVGDEPVVQPLVQVAGSGALGHYVARHAVGGAY; encoded by the coding sequence GTGGCCACTACCCCTGCGCAATCGCACGCTTCCGCCTCCGGCATTGTCCTGCCGCCCGAGCGCGTCGTCTCGGTCAACGGCCTGAGCGTGCGCTTTGCCACCTCCGAACGTACCGTCGAGGCCGTGCGCAACCTGTCGTTCCATGTCGACCGCGGCGAGACGCTGGCGGTGGTGGGCGAGTCGGGCTCGGGCAAGTCGGTCACGTCGCTGGCGCTGATGCGGCTGGTCGAGCATGGCGGCGGCAAGATCGCCAGCGGCAGCATGCTGCTGCGCCGGCGCGGCGGCGAGGTCATCGACCTGGCGCGCGCCGATAACGCGACGCTGCGCGGCGTGCGCGGCGCCGACGTGGCGATGATCTTCCAGGAGCCGATGACCTCGCTCAACCCGGTGTTCCCGGTGGGTGAGCAGATCGCCGAATCGATCCGGCTGCACCAGGGCAAGAGCCGCGCCGCGGCGCGTGCCGAGGCACTGCGCATGCTTGAGCTGGTGCGCATCCCCGAGGCGCGCCGCGTGCTGGAGCGCTACCCGCACCAGCTCTCCGGCGGCATGCGCCAGCGCGTGATGATCGCGATGGCGCTGTCATGCAAGCCGGCACTGCTGATCGCCGACGAGCCGACCACCGCCCTGGATGTCACCATCCAGGCAGAGATTCTGCAGCTGATCCGCGGCCTGCAGGCGGAAATGCATATGGGCGTGGTCTTCATCACCCACGACATGGGCGTGGTGGCGGAGGTGGCCGACCGCGTGCTGGTGATGTACCGCGGCGAGAAGGTGGAAGAGGGCAGTTCCGACGATGTGTTCCGCGCGCCGGCGCACCCCTACACGCGCGCACTGCTGTCGGCCGTGCCGCGCCTGGGCGCGATGAGCGGCACCGACCTGCCGGCCAAGTTCCCGCTGCTGCGCGTGGACAGCGCCCGTGCGGAGCAGGCCGCGCCGCAGGACACGGTCAGGCCCGGCGTCGCGCCGATCCTGCGCGTGCAGGACCTGGTCACGCGCTTCGACGTGCCCGGCGGCCTGTTCGGCCGCGTCACGCGCCGCGTGCATGCGGTCGAGCAGGTCAGCTTCGATCTCTATCCCGGCGAAACGCTGGCACTGGTGGGCGAGTCCGGCTGCGGCAAGTCCACCACGGGCCGCTCGCTGCTGCGGCTGGTGGAAAGCCAGAGCGGCACCATCGAGTTCAACGGCCAGAACATCAGCAAGATGGAAGGCCCGGCGCTGCAGACCCTGCGCCGCAATATCCAGTTCATCTTCCAGGACCCGTTCGCCTCGCTCGATCCGCGCGTGCCGGTGGGTTATTCGATCATGGAGCCGCTGCTGGTGCACAAGGCGGCCAGCGGCAAGGAAGCCGAGCAGCGCGTGGCGTGGCTGCTCGACAAGGTGGGGCTGGACCCGTCGCACGCGGCACGCTACCCGCACGAGTTCTCCGGCGGCCAGCGCCAGCGCATCTGCATTGCACGCGCGCTGGCGCTGAACCCCAAGGTGGTGGTGGCGGACGAATCGGTCTCCGCGCTCGACGTGTCGATCCAGGCGCAGATCGTCAACCTGATGCTGGACCTGCAGCGCGAGCTGGGCATCGCCTTCCTGTTTATCTCGCACGACATGGCGGTAGTGGAGCGCGTCAGCCACCGCGTGGCGGTGATGTACCTGGGCCAGATCGTCGAGATCGGCCCGCGCCGCGCGATCTTCGAGAACCCGCAGCACCCGTACACGCGCAAGCTGATGTCGGCGGTGCCGATCGCCGATCCGGCGCGGCGTCACCTGCGGCGCGAGCCGCTGAACGATGAGATTCCCAGCCCGATCCGCGCGGTCGGCGACGAGCCGGTGGTGCAGCCGCTGGTGCAGGTCGCCGGCAGCGGCGCGCTTGGCCACTATGTCGCCCGGCATGCCGTCGGCGGCGCCTATTGA